The following proteins come from a genomic window of Desulfovibrio litoralis DSM 11393:
- a CDS encoding type I restriction endonuclease subunit R: MQVTNTKESGLETLIVNWLVAHNGYEQGKSEEYNKDYAVDETRLFRFLETTQPKQMEQLGIDTNPQKRMQFLNRLQGEIAKRGVVDVLRSGVKVYPADLIMFYQTPSEKNVTAKENFEKNIFSVTRQLMYSKDNTKLALDFCVFINGLPVITCELKNQLTKQDVEDAEYQYKKDRDSKELLFQFKRCMVHFAVDDARIKFCTKLDGMNSWFLPFDKGYNDGAGNPPNPNGIMTDYFWKEILTKNELANIIENYAQVIEKIDPDTTKKTYIQIFPRFHQLAVVKALITDVKSKGVGQKYLIQHSAGSGKSNSIAWLAHQLVDLEKNGSNIIDSVIVVTDRVNLDKQIRDTIKQFMQSSHIVAWAEHSGDLKKAISGGKKIIITTVHKFPFILEDIGTAHKGNKFAIIIDEAHSSQSGNMSAKMNMALAGEFVQDDEESTEDKIIKLMEGRKMLTNASYFAFTATPKNKTLEMFGEPDPQPDGVIKHKPFHNYSMKQAIQEKFIMDVLKFYTPIKSYYKLAKVVSDDPMFDKKKAHKKLRNYVESNEYAISQKAEIMVDHFYDQLVAKAKIKGKARAMVVTSSIIRAIEYYYAISKCLEARKSPYKAIIAFSGEKEYHGQILTEEKINGFSSKQIEKEFKKEPYRFLIVADKFQTGYDEPLLHTMYVDKVLTDIKAVQTLSRLNRAHPQKFDTFVLDFTNDAKDIQDAFSTYYRTTILSAETDPNKLYDLISTMEKHQVYTHAQIDAFIDMYLNGEERDKLDPILDACASLYKDLDEDGQIDFKSSAKGFVRTYGFLGAILPYGNAEWEKLSIFINLLLPKLPSPKEDDLSSGIIEAIDLDSYRSEAQAQMSIQLEDEDAEVAPVPTVGIGGKQQAELDLLTNILTTFNDLFGNIIWTDEDNVRRQIAEIPAMVSRDSRYQNAMKNSDKQNARIESERALKDVVFGIMSDNMELLKQFNDNPSFKKWLSDMVFSVTYNTDGTPLKEPIQSI; this comes from the coding sequence ATGCAAGTTACAAATACAAAAGAAAGCGGACTAGAAACCTTAATTGTAAACTGGCTTGTCGCTCATAACGGCTATGAACAAGGGAAAAGCGAAGAATATAATAAAGATTATGCCGTTGATGAAACACGCCTGTTTCGCTTTCTTGAAACTACCCAGCCCAAACAAATGGAACAACTAGGCATTGATACTAACCCACAAAAACGAATGCAATTTTTAAACCGACTACAAGGCGAAATAGCCAAGCGTGGCGTTGTAGATGTGCTTAGAAGTGGAGTAAAAGTCTACCCAGCAGACCTTATTATGTTTTATCAGACACCATCTGAAAAAAACGTAACGGCGAAAGAAAATTTTGAAAAGAATATTTTTAGCGTAACAAGACAGCTAATGTATTCTAAAGACAATACAAAACTCGCTTTAGATTTTTGTGTTTTTATCAATGGCTTGCCGGTTATTACTTGTGAATTAAAAAATCAACTCACGAAGCAAGATGTAGAAGATGCAGAATATCAATATAAAAAAGACCGTGACTCAAAAGAATTATTGTTTCAGTTTAAAAGATGTATGGTTCATTTTGCTGTTGATGACGCAAGAATTAAATTTTGTACCAAGCTTGACGGAATGAACTCTTGGTTTTTGCCGTTTGATAAAGGATATAACGACGGAGCAGGAAACCCACCTAACCCTAATGGCATTATGACAGATTATTTTTGGAAGGAAATCCTTACAAAAAATGAACTAGCAAACATCATAGAAAACTATGCCCAAGTTATAGAAAAAATAGACCCAGACACAACGAAAAAAACTTATATTCAAATTTTTCCACGCTTCCATCAGTTAGCAGTGGTAAAAGCCCTTATTACCGATGTTAAAAGTAAAGGAGTAGGGCAAAAATATTTAATTCAACATAGTGCTGGTAGTGGAAAGTCAAACTCTATAGCGTGGCTTGCTCATCAGCTTGTAGACTTAGAAAAAAACGGAAGCAACATTATAGATTCTGTTATTGTAGTAACAGACCGTGTGAACTTAGATAAGCAAATCAGAGATACCATAAAACAGTTTATGCAAAGCTCTCATATAGTAGCTTGGGCAGAGCATTCTGGCGATTTAAAAAAAGCTATATCTGGTGGCAAGAAAATTATCATTACAACAGTACATAAATTCCCCTTTATCTTAGAGGATATTGGAACAGCCCATAAAGGCAATAAGTTTGCAATCATTATAGATGAAGCTCATTCTAGCCAAAGCGGTAATATGTCTGCAAAAATGAATATGGCTCTTGCTGGTGAGTTTGTTCAAGACGACGAAGAAAGCACAGAAGATAAAATCATTAAGCTAATGGAAGGTAGAAAAATGCTCACCAATGCTAGTTATTTTGCCTTTACTGCAACACCAAAGAATAAAACGCTTGAAATGTTTGGCGAGCCAGACCCACAACCAGACGGAGTAATAAAACATAAGCCTTTTCATAATTATTCAATGAAACAAGCTATACAAGAAAAGTTTATTATGGATGTATTAAAATTTTATACGCCCATTAAAAGTTATTATAAGCTAGCTAAAGTAGTTAGTGATGATCCTATGTTTGATAAGAAAAAGGCTCATAAAAAACTGCGTAATTATGTAGAAAGTAACGAATATGCCATATCACAAAAAGCAGAAATTATGGTTGACCATTTTTATGATCAACTTGTAGCAAAAGCCAAAATTAAAGGAAAGGCTCGTGCTATGGTGGTAACAAGTAGTATTATCAGAGCGATTGAATATTATTATGCTATTTCTAAATGTCTTGAAGCTCGAAAAAGCCCTTATAAAGCGATTATTGCTTTTTCAGGGGAAAAAGAATACCACGGGCAAATTTTAACAGAAGAAAAAATAAATGGCTTTTCAAGTAAACAAATTGAAAAAGAGTTTAAGAAAGAGCCTTATCGCTTTTTGATTGTTGCTGATAAATTTCAAACTGGATACGATGAACCACTGTTGCATACCATGTATGTTGATAAAGTGTTGACAGATATAAAGGCTGTTCAAACATTATCTAGATTAAATAGGGCACACCCTCAGAAATTTGATACCTTTGTTCTTGATTTTACTAATGATGCTAAAGATATTCAAGATGCTTTTTCAACGTATTATCGCACAACAATTCTTTCTGCAGAAACTGACCCCAACAAACTCTATGATTTAATATCCACTATGGAAAAACATCAAGTTTATACTCACGCTCAAATAGATGCTTTTATTGATATGTATTTAAATGGAGAAGAAAGAGATAAACTTGACCCTATTTTAGATGCTTGTGCAAGCTTATATAAAGACTTAGATGAAGATGGACAAATTGACTTTAAAAGTTCTGCTAAGGGGTTTGTTCGTACTTATGGTTTTTTAGGAGCAATCTTACCTTATGGCAACGCAGAATGGGAGAAACTCTCTATTTTTATCAACTTACTTTTGCCAAAACTGCCATCGCCTAAAGAAGATGATTTATCATCAGGAATTATTGAAGCTATAGATTTAGACAGCTATCGTTCAGAAGCTCAAGCTCAAATGTCTATACAACTAGAAGATGAAGATGCAGAAGTTGCACCTGTTCCAACCGTAGGTATAGGCGGAAAACAACAAGCCGAGCTTGATTTGTTGACGAATATTCTAACTACTTTTAATGACCTTTTTGGCAACATTATTTGGACAGATGAAGATAACGTTCGACGACAAATCGCTGAAATACCAGCTATGGTTTCAAGAGATTCAAGATATCAAAATGCTATGAAAAATTCAGATAAACAAAATGCAAGAATAGAAAGTGAAAGAGCATTAAAAGACGTTGTTTTTGGCATTATGTCTGATAATATGGAGCTACTTAAACAATTTAATGATAACCCATCTTTTAAAAAATGGCTTTCAGATATGGTGTTTAGTGTTACTTATAATACAGATGGAACGCCACTTAAAGAGCCAATACAGAGTATATAA
- a CDS encoding restriction endonuclease subunit S, which produces MLKPYDEYKKTGVKWIENIPKFWNFNKIGILFIERKTKVSDKDYPPLSVTKNGIVPQLASAAKSDDGDNRKLVYKSDFVINSRSDRKGSSGVSPLDGSVSLINLVLKPRKSENGDFLHYLLKHYDFIEEYYRNGRGIVADLWTTRYSEMKNICLPIPPRQEQDQIVRYLDWQVSKINKLIKAKKKQISLLNEQKQAIINKAVTKGLDDAVPMKDSGVEWIGEIPESWEKTKLKRLGKFKSGTNLTSLDIDNTGKFAVYGGNGIRGYYNTYNNKGECVLFGRQGALCGNAHYVNGEFWATEHAVVFKPNSYVFGKWAYFLIIVMNLNQYSESAAQPGLSVEKVININTILPTFEEQHSILNFIESKLTYIEKLITKFETEINLINEYKTSLISSVVTGKVDVRNIIVPEFEPEELLEEVEEESLEEPEQMGEE; this is translated from the coding sequence ATGTTGAAACCCTATGATGAGTATAAAAAGACAGGCGTAAAATGGATTGAAAATATTCCAAAGTTTTGGAATTTTAATAAAATTGGTATTTTGTTTATAGAGAGAAAAACTAAAGTTTCAGACAAAGATTATCCTCCTTTATCTGTAACAAAAAATGGTATTGTTCCTCAACTTGCAAGTGCAGCGAAGTCTGATGACGGAGACAATAGAAAATTGGTCTACAAAAGTGATTTTGTAATAAATAGTAGATCAGATCGTAAAGGATCAAGTGGAGTATCTCCCTTAGATGGTTCAGTTTCATTAATTAATCTTGTGTTAAAGCCAAGAAAATCAGAAAATGGTGATTTTTTGCATTATTTATTAAAACACTATGATTTTATTGAAGAATATTATCGCAATGGTAGAGGTATTGTTGCGGATTTATGGACGACTAGATATAGTGAAATGAAAAATATATGTCTCCCCATCCCCCCACGCCAGGAACAAGACCAAATTGTCCGTTATCTCGATTGGCAGGTTAGCAAAATAAATAAGCTGATAAAGGCGAAAAAAAAGCAAATATCTTTATTGAATGAACAAAAACAGGCTATTATCAACAAAGCTGTTACCAAAGGGCTAGATGATGCTGTGCCGATGAAAGATAGCGGTGTTGAGTGGATTGGGGAAATTCCAGAGAGTTGGGAAAAAACAAAGCTTAAACGACTGGGTAAATTCAAAAGTGGTACAAATCTTACATCTTTGGATATTGATAATACTGGTAAGTTTGCTGTGTATGGAGGCAATGGGATAAGAGGCTATTATAACACTTACAATAATAAAGGTGAATGTGTTTTATTTGGTAGACAAGGTGCTTTATGTGGTAATGCTCATTATGTTAATGGCGAATTTTGGGCAACTGAACATGCTGTAGTTTTTAAACCTAATTCATATGTATTTGGAAAATGGGCTTATTTTCTAATAATAGTTATGAATCTAAATCAATATTCAGAGTCAGCGGCACAACCTGGCTTATCAGTTGAAAAAGTAATTAATATAAATACTATTTTACCTACATTTGAAGAACAACACAGTATCTTAAATTTTATTGAATCAAAATTAACATACATTGAAAAATTGATTACAAAATTTGAAACAGAAATTAACTTAATTAACGAATACAAAACCAGCCTGATCTCCTCCGTTGTTACAGGCAAAGTAGACGTTCGCAATATCATTGTACCAGAGTTTGAGCCAGAAGAGTTATTGGAAGAGGTGGAAGAGGAATCATTGGAAGAGCCTGAACAAATGGGGGAAGAATAA